In Pseudomonadota bacterium, the genomic stretch GGGATGCACCCCTCATCGATATCGCGGCTAAGTACCTCGGTATCGACAGCGGTAATGCAGGCCTTGCCGGGCACCGATTCGGTCCGAATCCCAATCTGGGCGCCGGTATAGGAGCGCGCCGGACAACCGAGGCGCCGCAATATGATCGCCATGACCGATACCGCGACTTGCTCGCCAGTGGCCAGCAGAGCATCTAGTTCCCTGGGATCGGGATCGGGACAGGCGCTATTGGCCAGATCGTTCAGCCGGTCGGTGCTGTCCCCCATCGCGGACAGGACCAGGACCACCTGGTGGCCTTGTTCGCGCAGTTCCATGGCGCGCCGGGCGTGGTTTTCCATCAACGCCACCGATGCGACCGAGGTGCCGCCGTATTTCTGAACGATCAGTGACATGTCACAGGTTTGCTCAACTCAGCTCGACACGATCAGTCGCTGAGCGCAGCCTCGACCAGCGAGGAAACACTGGCCAACGCCTCATCCAGCTTCGATGGATCGTTGCCACCGGCCTGGGCGAAGTCGGGCCGGCCGCCCCCTTTGCCGCCGACCGCCTTGGCAACAATGCCAATGATCTGGCCCGCATTGAGGACTTTGAGTTGATCCTTGCTGACCCCGGCCGCCAGGCGAACCTTGCCGTTATCGGCCGCGCCCAGAACCACGACCGCGCTACCGAGCTGGTTCTTGAATTGATCGACCGCGTCCCTGAGTGCTTTTGCATCTGCGCCATCGATACGCCGGGCCAGCACTTTGACCCCCCGCACATCCACTGCCTCGCTGACCGGGTCCGCGCCCTGCCCGCTGGCCAGTTGCTTGCGCAGCGTGGCCAGCTCTTTTTCGAGCTGGCGGTTGCGTTCGACCAGGTTCCGCACCTTGCCGGGCAGTTCCCCGCGCGATGCCTTGAGCATTCCGCCCAGCGCATTGCTCGCATCCTCTTCCGCCTGCAACCAGGCCATGGCGCCCTCGCCGGTCAGCGCCTCGATCCGGCGGACACCGGAGGCCACGCCGGTTTCCTGGGTAATCTTGAAAAAACCGATATCGCCGGTGCGCCGAACGTGGGTGCCGCCACACAGCTCGGTCGAAAAATCGCCGATGCTCATGACCCGCACCTGGTCGCCGTATTTCTCGCCGAACAAGGCCATGACGCCGGCGCCGATCGCATCGTCATAGCTCATCGTCCGGCTCTGTGCCTCGGTATTTTTCCGGATTTCGAGGTTGACCCGGCTCTCGATCTCGACCAGCTTCTCCGCACTGAGTGGCTCGAAGTGCGAGAAATCGAAGCGCAGCCGGTCGGGTGCGACCAGCGATCCTTTCTGGGTTACGTGATTACCGAGCAAAGTTCGCAATGCCGCATGCAACAGGTGGGTGGCCGAGTGATTCAAGACTATGTCATTGCGTCGCCCGGCATCGACCGCGGCGGCAAGCTGGTCGCCTTTTTTGATGCTGCCTTTGGCGACCGTGCCGACATGCACGATGGCATCGCCGGATTTCCGGCAATCCTCGACCCGAAACTCGACGCCTTTCGCGCCCAGCACACCAGTATCGCCGACCTGGCCACCGCTTTCACCATAGAAAGGGGTGCTGTCGAGCACGATCTCGCCTGACTGGCCCTTGCCCAGCGTATCGGCCGGTCCGTTTTCATCGAAGAGCGCAACGACCCGACCGTCGTTGGCCAGTGATTCATGACCGGTGAATTCGCTTGTTACATCCAATTCGATCGCCTGTTGCCGTTGCTGACCAAACTTGCTGGCCGCCCTCGCCCTGCTGCGCTGGCCGTCCATCGCCTGTTCGAAACCCTCGCGGTCGATGCTCAGGCCTTTTTCCCTGGCGATATCGGCGGTCAGGTCCAGCGGAAAACCATAGGTATCATACAACTTGAACACCGTGTCGCCGGGAATCTCCTTGCCCTCGAGCCTGGCAATCACTGCTTCCAGCAAGCCCATGCCCTGGCTCAGGGTCTCGGCGAAACGCCGTTCTTCCTGGAGCAGCATTTTCTCGATGTGTGACTGGGCTTTTTTGAGTTCCGGGTAGGCTTTACCCATTTCCTTGACCAGCGGTTTGACCAGTTTGTGGAAGAACGGCTCTTCCATGCCGAGCATGAAGCCGTGGCGGATCGCACGCCGGATGATCCGCCGCAATACATAGCCGCGGCCATCATTGGCCGGCAGTACGCCGTCGCAAATCAGGAAACTGCAGGCGCGGATATGATCGGCGATCACCTGCAGCGAGTTGTTGCCCAAATCCTTGGTGCCGGTCAGTTTTGCCGCACACTCGATCAGGTTTTTAAACAGGTCGATTTCATAATTGTTGGTCGTGCCCTGCATGACCGCGGCCATGCGCTCGAGACCCATGCCGGTATCCACGGACGGTTTGGGTAATGGCGTCATTTCACCATCGGCGGAGCGGTCGAACTGCATGAACACGAGGTTCCAGATCTCGACATAGCGATCACCTTCTTCGTCCGCCGAGCCGGGCGCGCCGCCGCTCACATCCGGGCCATGATCATAAAAAATTTCACTGCAAGGCCCGCACGGCCCGGTTTCGCCCATCGCCCAGAAATTCTCCTTCATCCCCAGACGGGTAAATCGCGCCGGGTCGACGCCGATGTGCTGCAGCCAGATATCGGCCGCCTCGTCGTCTTCTTCATAAACGGTGACCCAAAGGCGCTCGGCCGGCAGTTGCATGTCTTTCGTCAGGAATTCCCAGGCGTATTCGATCGCTTCTTGCTTGAAGTAATCGCCGAAACTGAAATTGCCCAGCATTTCGAAAAAAGTGTGATGCCGGGTAGTATAACCGACGTTTTCCAGGTCGTTGTGCTTGCCGCCGGCACGCACGCAGCGCTGCGAACTGACCGCCGTTTTATAGCGACGTTTTTCCTTGCCGGTAAAGACGTCCTTGAACTGCACCATGCCGGCATTGGTAAACAGCAGCGTCGGATCGTCGCCAGGCACCAATGAACTGCTGGCCACGATCTCGTGGCCCTTGCCGGCAAAAAAATCGAGGAACGCCTGTCTGAGTTGCGCGCTGTTCATTGCTGTCCTGGGCTAATCATCCTGTGGGTCGTCTGCCATGGCCGTCGCCGCGCGGATCTGCTCGTGGCTGAATCCGCGATGCTGGAGGAAACGCGACTGGCGTGCCTTGTCCTTATAACTGCCCGGTGCGCCGCTGCCAAATTTCCTGCACCGTACATCGCGGGCCAGATCCCGCCAGTTCACGGCCAACGCCGCGATCGCTGTTTCGATCAGTGCTGCCGACACGCCGCGTTGCCCCAGCTCCATACGAATCCGTACCGGCCCCTGGCCGCGTTGCATTCGGCTGTGAGAATAACTTTCCGCGAAGCGCCCGTCACTTTGCAGGCCCTCTGCGCTCAGCCGGTCGATGACCGACTCCAGCGTCCGCGGCTCGATGTTTCGCCGGCCGAGTTTGTCGCTCAGTTCCTGCCGTGAATGTTCACGGCGCGCCAGCAGGTTCATTGCCAACCGCCGGGCGCTTGCTTCGTCCAGCGCTTCTGCCGCGGGCTCAGGCTTCCTTTGCCAGTTCATTCGGCGCTTCGGTCTCGACCTCCACAACCTTGGTCGGCAACAGCTTGGTGCGCAGCGCTTTCTCGATTTCGGCCGCCGCCTCGGGATTATCCATCAGGTAACGGCGGGCATTTTCCTTGCCCTGGCCAATCCGTTCGCCGTTGTAGCTGTACCAGGCCCCCGCTTTTTCGACCAAACCATTGGCCACGCCCATGACGATCAATTCGCCCTCACGGGAGATTCCCTTGCCATAGTGGATCTCGAATTCGGCGGTCCGAAACGGCGGCGCCACCTTGTTCTTGACGACCTTGACCCGGGTCTCGTTGCCGATGATTTCGTCGCCTTTCTTGATCGCGCCGATGCGGCGAATATCAAGACGGACCGACGCATAGAATTTCAGCGCATTGCCACCGGTCGTGGTCTCCGGGTTGCCGAACATCACGCCGATCTTCATACGGATCTGGTTGATGAAAACGACGATTGTGTTCGAGCGGCTGATGTTGCCCGCCAGCTTGCGCAATGCCTGCGACATCAGGCGTGCGTGCAGGCCAACGTGATGGTCACCCATGTCGCCTTCGATCTCGGCCTTCGGGGTCAATGCCGCCACCGAGTCGATGACGATAATATCCACCGCGCCTGAGCGCACCAGCATGTCGGTGATCTCCAGCGCCTGCTCGCCGGTATCCGGTTGCGAGACCAGCAGCTCATCGATATCGACGCCGATATGGCCGGCGTAAACAGGGTCCAGTGCGTGCTCGGCGTCCACGAAGGCGGCCGTGCCGCCGAGTTTCTGGCATTCCGCGACGATTTGCAGCGCCAGCGTCGTTTTGCCGGACGCTTCTGGGCCGTAAATCTCAACCACCCGTCCCCGGGGAACGCCACCGACACCCAGCGCAACGTCCAGCGCGAGCGAACCGGTCGATACCACCTCAATGTCCCGTATCGCGCCGGCATCGCCTAGGCGCATGACCGAACCTTTACCAAACTGCTTTTCGATTTGCCCGAGTGCCGCGGCCAGGGCTTTCTTCCTGTTGTCGTCCATTACTCACCTGTCGTGTCGCCCCCGGGATCCAGAAGCGATCCCGGAAAAGACTCATTATTCCACATTATGCTCCGCTAAACAGCCGGGTTTGTCGGTCTATCCCACTGTTTGTGCGGGCCGTTCCCGCGGCCGGCGGCAATCAGGGGCCAGCGCTGCAGAACCCGGTACACGGGGCCGCCGGAACGGGTCTTGGACGACACCAGGACAAAATCGGCCGGCGTCCACAGGACGCCCTCGGGCGCAGGCAGATCGAGCCTCGCAGTGACTTTGCGCGCCAGCGTCAGGTGCGGCTGGTAAGGCCGCGGGTCTGGTTTGAGGCCGCAGGACTCGGCCACGTCCCATAACCGGCCCACCAGCCGTTCGAGCTCGCCGGGCACCGCGGCCGACGTCAGGTAACACACCTGGGCCCGGCGGAAAAAGCCCCAGCGATCGAGCAGCAGATCGAAACGGCTTGCCTGGACGCGACCGGCGGACCTTGCCACGCACTGGTATTGCCCATCCGGCACATTACCAAGGAAAGCCAGCGTGATATGGATATTGGCGGTATCGACCGTTCGCGCGCCGGCTTCGCTGAGTTTCCGGCGTGCGTGGCGGGTCACTTCGGCAAGCCGGGAACGCTGGGCCTGGTCCGGCCACAGCGCGAAGAACAGCCGTTGGGCGGGTTCGCTCACCGGCGGCGTTTCACAATTTGAGCAGACCCTTCAGTGCGTTGCCGACCGCGTAACGGCGAATCTGCTCACGATCGCCCTTGAAAAACTTGATCCTGGCGCTGCTCTCCACCGCCTGGCCGCGCCGCGACGACCAACACATCCAGACCGTGCCGATCGCCTTACCGTCTGGCGAGGCATCCGGGCCGGCGACGCCACTGACGGCTACCGCCACGTCGGCCTTGGCCCGGTCCAGCGCGCTTTCGGCCATTGCGGTCACGATCGGCTGGCTGACCGCGCCCTCGGCTTCAAGCGTGTTGATATCGATCCCCAGCAAATCGCGCTTGGCAATGTCGGCATAAACAGAAAAACCGTACTCGAACCATTGTGAACTGCCGGGCACATCGGTAATGGCCTTGGCGATCCAGCCACCGGTGCACGATTCAGCGATCGTCAGCTTGCGGCCGCTGCTTTTCAAATGCCGGCCAACCTTTTCGGCCAGTTCATAAAGCTCTTTGTCGTTGTACATTTGCCATCCTTCATCCTCGGCCGGATCTCAATGCCGATTCAGAACTTCCCTGTAGACCTCCAGATTACCCTGCACCATCGCGGAAATCGAAAACCGGTCCGCCACGTACCCGGGCCCCGCAGCTCCCAGCCGTTGCCGCAATACCCCGTCGTCGAGCAAGCGGCGTATTGCGCGGCTCAACTGCTCCACGTCGCCGGCGCTAACCAGCAGACCGCTGATATCCTCGGCCACCGCTTCCGGCAAGCCCCCGACCCTGGTGGCAATGACCGGTACGCCGCAGCTTTGCGCCTGCAACGCCGCACCGCAAATCCCTTCGGTCAGCGCCGGGTGCAGCGCGATGGCGCAACACGGCAAAATTTTCTCCAGGTCGTCGCGAAATCCCAGCAGCCGGACATGCTCCGCCAAACCGCGCTTTTCGACTTGCTCTGCCAGCGCCTCCTTTTCCGGGCCACTGCCGCAACAAAGCACCTGCAGATCGGGGTGTTTTTCAAGCACCGCTGGCAGGGCGTCGAGCATGATGTGATGACCCTTGCGATGGATGTATTGCGCGACCATGGCGATGACGATCGTCTCCTCGGCGATACCGAGATTCGCTGCCAGCCAGCCGCGATCGGGATCCGGCTTGAACCTGCGTTGGTCGACACCGCTATGTACCAGTCTCAGGTGGTCCTCGGGCACGCCTTCGGCCAGCAACACATCGCGGATACCATCGGCAACCACGATCACCTTCTGGTAAAGGCGGTATTTCAATCGTGCCAGCCAGCGATTTTCCGCATTGTCGACGCGCCGCGATACGATCACCGGGACGCCATGCAGGCGGGCCGCAATCGCGGCCAGGGGGTCGGCGCCGCGCCGGCTGTGGACATGAACCAGGTCGGGTTGTTCTGCTTTCAAGACCGCCTTGAGCCTGCCGATGAAGGCCAGGTCCAGATCGCCGGCCATCGGCAGCGCAACCACCGAACAGTCTTTTGCGGCGTTATCGGAGACCGCGCTGTTTTCGGTGCAAACCAGCACATTGGCAATGCCCAGCCGCCCCAGGCCGTGGATCAGGTAGAGAACCTGCTGCGCGCCGCCCCACAGGTGCCGGCCGGTTTCTACATGCAGTATTTTCATGGCCGCGGCCTTGCGAGATCCGGCGCCAGTTCGCGACAATGCTGCAGCACATCACCGACCGCCAGATTCTTCATACAGGTGTACGCTCCGTTACAGGTCGGCCGCCTGCGGCAAGGGGCGCAATGCATATCGCGATAAAGGACCTCGACATTGTCCTGGGTGGTCACGGTATAGGGCCGGGTCGAGCCAAACAGCATGACGGTCGGCCGGTTGAAGGCGACACCCATGTGCCCGAGACCCGTGTCGACGGCAACCACCAGCTCGCTGCCGGCAACCAGCCCGGCCGCCTCCGCGATGGTGGTCCGGCCCGCCAGGTTCAACAACCGCCCGTTTCTGTTTGCGCCGGCCAGATCAACGATGCGGCGAGCCGCGGCCTCATCCGCCTTGCCGCCGAGCAACAGCACCGGCCCCCCCGACTGCTGACACAATGCGCTCCCGAGTTCCGCCCAATACGCTTCCGGCCAGTGTTTTTGCGGCCGGGTGGTAAAAGGGCAAAGGGTGAGATACGGGCGAGACACGTCCAGGCTGGCGAGCAATCGCTTGCTCGCCGCGCGCTGCTCACCATCGAGCTCGAGCGTGGGCTCGAAAGACCCGGTGACCAGGCCAAGCGCCCTGGCCAGGCTCAGATACTCCGAACTGATCCGGCTGTTGTCGGGGTTGGCGGCCACCGCCTGGTCCAGTAGCCAGTGCGAGCGCTCCTTTGATTTGAGACCGATGCGATGCCGGGCGCCGGACAGCCTTAGCAACAAAGCGCTCTTCAACAGTCCCTGTGCATCGATTCCCAGGTCAAAAGCAAAGCTTTTAAGATACGCGCCAAAAGACCGTACCGCGCGCAGCAACGACCACAGTTTTTTCTCGCGCCAAAGCGCCGCCCACTCATTCCTGGGCCAGACCAGAACCTCGTCGACCGCCGGGTGGCCGGCCAGCAAATCGCGCCATTCCGGCTGCACCAGCCAGCAGATTTTCGCCATCGGGTAGGTTCTTTTCAGCGCCGAGGCAAGCGGCGTCGCCATCACGATATCGCCCATGGCGGATAAACGGACGATGAGTATGGAATCGGGACGCATCTGGTTTCGGCGCGGACGATCTTTCACCACGCCATCATCCCATATTTTTGCAAGTTATCCTTGCGATTTGCCAGCACGCGAGGCGCCGACTAGCATGCATTGCCTTGAAACCGACCAGCGACAATCACCCGTGAGCAGCGCCGCCGCCGAAAAACACACGCCGATGATGCAGCAGTATTTGCGCATCAAGGCCGAGCATCCCGATTTGCTGATGTTCTATCGCATGGGCGACTTTTACGAGTTGTTTTTCGATGACGCGCGCCGCGCATCGAGGCTGCTCGATATCGCCCTGACCTCACGCGGCAAGACCGCGGGACAGGCAATACCGATGGCCGGCGTGCCGGTACATGCCCTCGATAACTACCTGGCCCGCCTGGTCAGGCAGGGAGAATCGGTGGCCATTTGCGAGCAGATCGGCGACCCGGCCACGGCGAAAGGCCCGGTCGAAAGAAAAGTCGTGCGTATCGTGACGCCGGGTACCGTGACCGAGGATTCGCTGCTGGAATCGCGACGCGATACGCTGCTGGCCTCGGTATACCGTGACCAACGCGGCTACGGTCTGGCCTGGCTGGATATCAGCAGCGGCCGCTTTTGTGTTTGCGAACCGGTGGGCGAGAGCGAGCTGGCCGGCGACCTGGAACGTCTGCGACCGGCGGAACTGCTGATCCCGGAGGATCTGGAATTACCCGCCGTCGCCGGCAAGCAACCGGGTACCAGGCGGCGACCGCCCTGGCATTACGACCAGGAAACCGCGATCGATCTGCTCTGCAGGCAATTCGGCACCCGCGATCTCAGTGGTTTTGGCGGCGACGTCCTCGGTCCGGCGCTGTGCGCGGCCGGGTGCCTGTTGCAGTACGTTGCCGACACCCAGCGCAGCGCGGTACCGCACATCAGGAGTCTGCGCGTCGAAACGCGCGACCAGGCGCTGGTCATGGATGCCGCGACCCGGCGCAACCTCGAGCTCGAATTCAGCCTCAGTGGCGATCACAAAAAAACCCTGGCCGGGATCATGGATCATTGCGCCGGCGCCATGGGCAGCCGCCTTTTGCGCCGCTGGATCAACCGGCCGCTGCGCGACCCGTCGATACTGGAAGGCCGTTACCAGGCGGTGGCGGAACTGGCGGAAACCAACGCTCACCGCGACAGCCGCGAGTGTCTTGCCGGTGTCGGCGACCTGGAACGAATTCTTGCACGGATCGCGCTGAAATCGGCCAGACCCAGGGACCTGGCGCAACTGCGGGACAGCCTCGGGCGACTGCCCCGCCTCGGCGCGATCCTGGCGAACGCGAAAGCCGATCTGCTGCGCCGCTTGCGCGGCCTGGCCGGAGAACACCCCGAAACCCGCGACTTGCTGGAACGCGCCATCATTGAAACGCCGCCGGTACTGATTCGCGATGGCGGCGTGATCGCCACCGGCTACGACGAAGAACTGGACGAACTACGCTCGCTGAGCGAAAACGCCGATCAGTTTCTGCTCGACCTCGAGGCCAGGGAGAAAGCAAGAACCGGTATCCGCGGACTCAAGGTCGGCTACAACCGCGTGCACGGTTATTACATCGAGATATCGCGTCTGTATTCGGACCAGGTACCCGCCGAATACACGCGCCGGCAAACGCTGAAATCGGCCGAGCGATTCATCACCGGAGAACTCAAGGCCTTCGAGGAAAAAGTCCTGAGCGCCAGGGAACGCTCACTGTCCAGGGAAAAACAGTTATACGAGGAATTGCTGGAGACGCTGGGCGAGGTGTTGCCTGCTTTGCAGGACAGCGCCAGTGCGCTGGCGCAGATCGATGTGCTGGGCAACCTGGCGGAACGGTCGATCACACTGGACTTGTGCCGCCCCGAACTGCGCGATCAGCCAATATTGCAAATCACGGACGGCCGCCACCCTGTCGTCGAACAGGTCCTCGATGACCCCTTTGTACCCAACAGCCTCGACCTCGGCGAACAACGCCGCACGCTGGTGATCACCGGACCCAACATGGGCGGCAAATCCACCTATATGCGGCAAACCGCGCTGATCGCGATCCTTGCCCACATCGGCAGTTTCGTGCCGGCCAAAAGAGCGGTCATCGGACCGCTGGATCGTATATTCACCCGCATTGGCGCGGCAGATGACCTGGCCGGTGGCCGCTCGACGTTCATGGTCGAGATGTCGGAAACGGCAAACATCCTGAACAACGCAACGCGTTGCAGCCTGATTTTGCTGGATGAAATAGGCCGCGGCACCAGCACCTTTGACGGCCTGTCGCTGGCCTGGGCGAGCGCCCATTATATTGCGGAACATATTGGCGCGTTTACCCTGTTCGCCACCCACTACTTCGAACTGACCGACCTGGCCAAGGAATTGCCAAGCTGCCACAACGTGCACCTGGACGCGATCGAACACAACGGCAAACTGGTCTTCCTGCACAGCGTCAGGGAAGGCCCGGCCAACCAAAGTTACGGACTGCAGGTCGCCGCGCTGGCCGGGATGCCGCAACGAGCGATCCGCCATGCCCGGCAATACCTGGAAAGACTGGAACAACAGCAACTCAGGATGGCCGGGCGCGACGGCCAGGCCGAACTGGCGCTGGCGCCGCCGGCAATGGACGAGCCCGAACCCGACCCGGCGACCGAGCTGTTGCAAACGATCGATGCGGATGGCCTGACCCCACGCCAGGCGCTGGACCTGGTTTATCGCCTGAAACAGATGATCGAGAAATAATGCGGCTATCGCCCGGGCGATATGCAGACCCGTTAAAATTTTCCGTTGCGTAGAAAATCCGCGGCCCGGTCGGCGGCCTGACGCGAGAAATAGGACGTCGTGTGGGTCTGGTCGGGCATCTCCAGGATTTCTTTTGCACCGGGCAAACGCGTTTCATCGGCAAATACGATGCCGTCGTGCGTCGCATCCATGCTGCCGAGGATTTTCCCCGGTCCCCGTGGCTTGGTGGCGATAATGACGCCGATCTCGCGCTCACCGCGGTAAGTCATCGGTTCCCGGCCATGCGCCTGGGTGATGCTGCGCCCAAGAGCCATCCCGAGCAGAGGGATTCTAGCGAACCGTTTACCCGACTCGGAATGGGCAAATGGCGAGCCGATAGCCACCACGCGCCCCGGTGGGTCGAAGTCGTGGCGATTCAGCATATTGACGACGACGAGGCCGCCCAGGCTATGTCCGACCAAGTGCACAGTGTGTTCATCGAGGGCCTGGCAGTAATCGAACAGCCGGTCCGAGTTATGATCGAGGGAGCTCAGCATAGACCAGTAGTCGAAGGTATAAACCGGGCAATGCATGTTTCGGCGCAGGTGCCCGGCCATCGGCAACGAGGTAAACCCGTGCATCCACAATCCATGGACAACAACAACACATTGGTCGGCAGGATTCACTCGACCGCCAACCCGTTACTGCGGTTTTTCCTCAGCCTGCGGGCGGCGAATGCGTATGCCCAGTTCGCGCAATTGCTGCTCATCGGCAACGCTTGGAGCGTTGGTCAGCGGACAATGTGCGGATTGCGTTTTCGGGAAGGCAATCACTTCGCGAATACTGTCGGCACCGGCGAGCAGCATCACCAGCCGGTCGAGGCCAAAGGCGATGCCGCCGTGGGGCGGGCAGCCGTAGCGCAGAGCCTCCAGCAGGAAACCGAATTTTTCGCGGGCTTCGTCTGCGCCGATACCCAGCAACTCAAACACGGCTGTCTGCATCTCGCGATCATGAATACGCAACGAGCCGCCACCGACTTCAGATCCGTTCAACACCATGTCGTAAGCGCGTGACAGCGCGTTTTCGGGATCGGCTTTCAACGCCTCGGGGTCGGGGTTTGCGGGCGCGGTAAACGGATGATGCAATGCGTTCCAGCGCGCATTCTCCGAGTCGCGTTCAAACATCGGAAAATCGACAACCCACAGCGGCCGCCAGCCTTCCTCGATCAGACCGAGGTCACGACCGAGTTTTTCGCGCAAAGCCCCCAGCGCATCGTTGACCACCTGTGCCTTGTCCGCGCCGAAAAACAGCAGGTCGCCATCTTCGGCGCCGGTCCGTTCGAGCAGATTGTCGACCACGGCGTCCGGCAGGAATTTGAGGATCGGCGACTGTAAACCCTCGCGGCCTTTGCCGGCCTCATTGACCTTGATATAGGCGAGCCCGCGAGCGCCATAGCGGCCGACAAAGGTGGTGTAGTCGTCAATCGCCTTGCGCGTCAGCTGGCTGCCGCCCGGGACCTTGAGTACCGCCACGCGGCTATTCGCATCCGCGGCAGGGCCTGCGAATACCTTGAATTCGACGCCAGCCATCAAGTCGGAGACTTCGACCAGTTCCAGCGGTATGCGCAGGTCCGGGCAATCGGTCCCGAAGCGCTGCACCACCTCGGCGTGGCTCATCCGCGGAAACGGATCGGCCAGATCGACATCCAGAATTTCCTTGAACAACTCGCGAATCATCACTTCCATCAGGCCCATGATGCCCGCCTCGTCCATGAACGAAGTCTCGATATCGAGCTGGGTGAACTCGGGCTGCCGGTCGGCGCGCAGGTCCTCGTCGCGGAAACAGCGCACGATCTGGTAGTAGCGATCCATGCCCGACATCATCAGTAGCTGCTTGAACAGTTGCGGCGACTGCGGCAAGGCAAAAAACTGCCCCGGGTGGGTCCGGCTGGGTACCAGGTAATCGCGGGCGCCTTCCGGCGTCGCGCGCGTCAGCATCGGGGTTTCAATGTCGATGAAGCCGTTGTCATCGAGATAACGGCGCAACGCGCGCGTGACCTGGTGACGCATGAAAAACCGGGCCTGCACCTTAGCCTTGCGCAGGTCGAGATAGCGATAGCGCAAGCGCA encodes the following:
- the mutS gene encoding DNA mismatch repair protein MutS; translation: MMQQYLRIKAEHPDLLMFYRMGDFYELFFDDARRASRLLDIALTSRGKTAGQAIPMAGVPVHALDNYLARLVRQGESVAICEQIGDPATAKGPVERKVVRIVTPGTVTEDSLLESRRDTLLASVYRDQRGYGLAWLDISSGRFCVCEPVGESELAGDLERLRPAELLIPEDLELPAVAGKQPGTRRRPPWHYDQETAIDLLCRQFGTRDLSGFGGDVLGPALCAAGCLLQYVADTQRSAVPHIRSLRVETRDQALVMDAATRRNLELEFSLSGDHKKTLAGIMDHCAGAMGSRLLRRWINRPLRDPSILEGRYQAVAELAETNAHRDSRECLAGVGDLERILARIALKSARPRDLAQLRDSLGRLPRLGAILANAKADLLRRLRGLAGEHPETRDLLERAIIETPPVLIRDGGVIATGYDEELDELRSLSENADQFLLDLEAREKARTGIRGLKVGYNRVHGYYIEISRLYSDQVPAEYTRRQTLKSAERFITGELKAFEEKVLSARERSLSREKQLYEELLETLGEVLPALQDSASALAQIDVLGNLAERSITLDLCRPELRDQPILQITDGRHPVVEQVLDDPFVPNSLDLGEQRRTLVITGPNMGGKSTYMRQTALIAILAHIGSFVPAKRAVIGPLDRIFTRIGAADDLAGGRSTFMVEMSETANILNNATRCSLILLDEIGRGTSTFDGLSLAWASAHYIAEHIGAFTLFATHYFELTDLAKELPSCHNVHLDAIEHNGKLVFLHSVREGPANQSYGLQVAALAGMPQRAIRHARQYLERLEQQQLRMAGRDGQAELALAPPAMDEPEPDPATELLQTIDADGLTPRQALDLVYRLKQMIEK
- a CDS encoding alpha/beta fold hydrolase gives rise to the protein MHGFTSLPMAGHLRRNMHCPVYTFDYWSMLSSLDHNSDRLFDYCQALDEHTVHLVGHSLGGLVVVNMLNRHDFDPPGRVVAIGSPFAHSESGKRFARIPLLGMALGRSITQAHGREPMTYRGEREIGVIIATKPRGPGKILGSMDATHDGIVFADETRLPGAKEILEMPDQTHTTSYFSRQAADRAADFLRNGKF
- the aspS gene encoding aspartate--tRNA ligase, with the translated sequence MRSHYCGQVNESHIDQTLEVSGWVHRRRDHGGVIFIDLRDREGLLQVVFHPDAPEIFTLAERVRGEYVLQVKGRVRRRPEGTANPKMPTGQVELLAEELTILNTSDTPPFHHDEHANEELRLRYRYLDLRKAKVQARFFMRHQVTRALRRYLDDNGFIDIETPMLTRATPEGARDYLVPSRTHPGQFFALPQSPQLFKQLLMMSGMDRYYQIVRCFRDEDLRADRQPEFTQLDIETSFMDEAGIMGLMEVMIRELFKEILDVDLADPFPRMSHAEVVQRFGTDCPDLRIPLELVEVSDLMAGVEFKVFAGPAADANSRVAVLKVPGGSQLTRKAIDDYTTFVGRYGARGLAYIKVNEAGKGREGLQSPILKFLPDAVVDNLLERTGAEDGDLLFFGADKAQVVNDALGALREKLGRDLGLIEEGWRPLWVVDFPMFERDSENARWNALHHPFTAPANPDPEALKADPENALSRAYDMVLNGSEVGGGSLRIHDREMQTAVFELLGIGADEAREKFGFLLEALRYGCPPHGGIAFGLDRLVMLLAGADSIREVIAFPKTQSAHCPLTNAPSVADEQQLRELGIRIRRPQAEEKPQ